One Festucalex cinctus isolate MCC-2025b chromosome 3, RoL_Fcin_1.0, whole genome shotgun sequence DNA window includes the following coding sequences:
- the c2cd5 gene encoding C2 domain-containing protein 5 isoform X11, with translation MPGKLKAKIVAGRHLPVMDRASELTDAFVEVKFGNITFKTDVFPKSLNPQWNSEWFKFEVDDEDLQDEPLQITVLDHDTYSANDAIGKVYIDIDPLLCSEAASVISGWFPIYDTIHGIRGEINVLIKVELFNDLNRFRQSSCGVKFFCTTSIPRYYRAAMVHGFVEELVVNEDPEYQWIDRIRTPRASNEARQRLISLMSGELQRKIGLKVLEMGGNAVVGYLQCFDLEGESGLVVRAIGTACTLDKLTAAGAAAAITTATTHMHPSTAPASNACNSPSKDGKEPVFGEDLPSSSGPPTPFRALPTNPFSPPPFCPPQASRQSSSSDTDLSLTPKTGMGSGGSAGKEAGPLKTLLRQQTQTALEQREFPFFTLTSFPPAFLVHVGGVVSARSVKLLDRIHNPALGNTRSYKLLDWNSVTADEPETRDAWWEEIRQEIKSHAKALGCHAVVGYSESTSICEEVCILSASGTAAILNPRYMREGCLDVGSMDHRFEEPSPSSCGFCHIPYDEFNMPFPAQLTYCYLCRRQKVPDVLFTTIDLPSDAAVTGKGCLIQARLCRLKKRAQGEVNATAISNLLPFMEYELHTQLMNKLKLRSMNALFGLHIQISVGENMLLGLASATGVYLTALPSPGGIQIAGKTPGDLSNEHHMLTIQKKINDTIAKNKELYQITTPKLFTLDPEVLSDINMEFTEEVVGSPIPEPRQRTRLFRSHSESSDELSELDLSHGKKDAFVLEIDDTDAVEDIHSLLTDASPPTGFHSCNAENMPGIYNWTSGVQMFTSVRVIRLSNANLTNQGLNKIFTDLCENLLKSLYFKLRSMIPCCICHLNFTVAVPEEELIQVAVTAVAMTFDKDQTQEKPADKPITKGCSETEEQLQFPLELCADSPSATSQPLLKTSAGSASAAVSSRAASVDYGSFADRCSTWLELLRLKAHTIRRGSVKTISSLERSSPLTESRSRSLRSNRCSFGGSSVTVVKMTPLSFLPGTRVAKYLGIINMFFIRETTSLREEGGVSGFLHSFIAEVFAMVRAHVAALGGNAVVSYSMKECVLMENPNKNQAQCLINVSGDAVICVRESDQEPASSATNLGQACTSGMEGAT, from the exons ATGCCTGGAAAACTAAAAGCGAAAATTGTGGCAGGCCGCCACTTGCCTGTCATGGACAGAGCCAGTGAGCTTACAGATGCTTTTGTAGAG GTCAAGTTTGGAAATATTACATTCAAAACAGACGTCTTCCCTAAATCCCTCAATCCACAGTGGAACTCGGAATGGTTCAAATTTGAG GTTGACGATGAGGACCTGCAGGATGAGCCGCTGCAGATTACTGTGTTGGACCACGACACATACAGCGCAAACGACGCCATCGGGAAGGTGTACATCGACATTGACCCGCTGCTGTGCAGTGAGGCCGCCTCCGTCATCTCCGGCTGGTTTCCCATTTACGACACCATCCACG GTATCCGTGGGGAAATTAATGTCCTGATCAAAGTGGAGCTCTTCAATGACTTGAACCGCTTCAGACAATCCTCCTGTGGAGTCAAGTTCTTCTGCA CCACTTCTATACCGCGTTATTACCGGGCAGCGATGGTCCATGGCTTTGTGGAGGAGCTCGTGGTGAACGAAGACCCCGAATACCAGTGGATTGATCGCATCAGAACCCCTCGAGCGTCCAATGAAGCCCGCCAGAGGCTCATCTCTCTCATGTCTG GGGAGCTTCAGAGGAAGATAGGTCTCAAAGTGCTAGAGATGGGAGGGAATGCAGTGGTTGGCTACTTGCAGTGTTTCGACCTGGAGGGAGAGTCAGGTCTGGTGGTACGGGCCATAGGTACCGCCTGCACTCTGGATAAACTCACCGCCGCAGGCGCTGCCGCCGCCATCACCACCGCCACCACACACATGCACCCCAGCACAGCCCCTGCTTCCAATGCCTGCAATTCCCCTTCCAAGGACGGAAAGGA GCCGGTATTTGGTGAGGACCTTCCCTCGTCATCCGGCCCGCCCACCCCTTTCAGAGCCCTCCCCACCAATCCTTTCTCTCCTCCCCCCTTCTGTCCCCCTCAAGCCAGCCGCCAGTCCTCATCATCAGACACAGACCTCAGTTTGACGCCCAAGACGG GAATGGGCAGCGGGGGCAGCGCCGGCAAGGAGGCAGGACCCCTAAAGACACTGCTCAGACAGCAGACTCAGACAGCTCTGGAGCAGAGG GAGTTTCCCTTCTTCACACTGACATCTTTCCCGCCTGCCTTTCTGGTTCACGTGGGCGGAGTTGTCAGCGCTCGCTCGGTCAAACTGCTGGACCGCATACACAACCCCG CCTTGGGTAACACGCGCTCGTACAAACTGCTAGACTGGAATAGTGTCACGGCAG ATGAGCCAGAAACCCGCGACGCCTGGTGGGAGGAGATACGACAGGAAATCAAGTCTCATGCCAAAGCTCTCGGTTGCCATGCCGTCGTGGGATACAGCGAGAGCACCAGTATCTG CGAGGAGGTGTGCATCCTGTCTGCGTCCGGCACAGCAGCCATCTTGAATCCTCGCTACATGCGCGAAGGCTGTTTGGACGTCGGAAGCATGGACCATAG GTTTGAGGAGCCTTCTCCCTCGAGTTGCGGCTTCTGTCACATCCCGTACGATGAGTTCAACATGCCCTTTCCCGCCCAGCTCACCTACTGCTACCTCTGTAGACGCCAAAAG GTCCCTGATGTTCTGTTCACAACAATAGACCTGCCGTCAGACGCAGCCGTCACAGGGAAAGGATGTCTCATTCAGGCCAG ACTATGCCGTCTGAAGAAGCGAGCTCAGGGGGAGGTGAACGCCACGGCCATCTCCAACCTGCTTCCTTTTATGGAATACGAGTTGCACACTCAGTTGATGAACAAGCTGAAGCTGCGCAGCATGAACGCTCTGTTTGGCCTGCACATACAGATCAGTGTTGGCGAGAACATGCTGCTGGGGCTGGCT TCTGCCACAGGAGTGTATCTGACCGCCCTGCCTTCACCTGGAGGCATTCAGATCGCAGGGAAGACTCCGGGTGACCTGAGCAACGAGCACCACATGTTGACCATCCAGAAGAAGATCAACGACACCATCGCCAAGAACAAAGAGCTCTATCAGATCACGACACCG AAATTATTTACCCTGGACCCCGAGGTGCTCAGCGACATAAACATG gAGTTCACGGAGGAAGTGGTGGGTTCTCCCATCCCGGAGCCCAGACAACGAACCAGGCTGTTCCGTTCCCACTCAGAAAGCTCCGACGAGCTGTCAGAACTGGACCTCTCTCATGGCAAGAAGGATGCTTTTGTCCTGGAG ATAGACGACACTGATGCCGTGGAAGATATTCACTCCCTACTCACGGACGCCTCGCCTCCCACTG gcTTCCACAGCTGCAACGCTGAGAATATGCCTGGGATTTACAACTGGACTTCTGGAGTACAG ATGTTTACATCAGTGAGGGTGATAAGGTTGAGTAATGCCAATCTAACCAATCAAGGCTTGAACAAAATCTTCACTGACCTGTGTGAGAACCTGCTAAAG AGTTTGTACTTCAAATTGCGCTCTATGATCCCCTGCTGTATTTGTCATCTCAACTTCACCGTAGCAGTGCCGGAAGAAGAACTCATACAG GTTGCCGTGACGGCAGTCGCCATGACGTTTGACAAGGACCAGACCCAGGAGAAGCCAGCGGACAAGCCCATTACCAAAG GATGCAGTGAGACTGAAGAGCAGCTGCAGTTTCCCCTGGAGCTGTGCGCCGACTCCCCTTCCGCCACCTCACAGCCATTATTGAAAACCTCAG CTGGCTCAGCAAGTGCTGCTGTGTCATCCAGAG CTGCCTCCGTTGATTACGGTTCCTTTGCAGACAGATGCAGCACCTGGCTAGAACTGCTTAGGCTGAAAGCTCACACCATAAGACGAGGATCAGTTAAGACAA TCTCATCTCTGGAGCGCTCCAGTCCGTTGACCGAGAGTCGGTCCCGCTCACTGCGCTCCAACCGTTGCTCGTTCGGAGGAAGCTCGGTCACCGTGGTGAAGATGACTCCGCTTTCCTTCCTCCCCGGCACGCGTGTGGCCAAATACTTGGGAATCATCAACATGTTCTTCATTCGCGAGACCACGTCCTTACGAGAG GAAGGTGGTGTGAGCGGCTTCCTCCATTCGTTTATAGCAGAGGTGTTTGCCATGGTTCGTGCCCATGTCGCAGCTTTGGGGGGAAATGCCGTTGTGTCCTACAGCATGAAGGAGTGCGTGTTGATGGAGAATCCCAATAAGAACCAG GCTCAGTGTCTCATCAATGTGAGCGGCGATGCCGTCATCTGTGTGCGGGAATCGGATCAGGAACCCGCGTCATCCGCGACAAACCTCGGACAAGCGTGCACAAGTGGAATGGAAGGGGCCACATGA
- the c2cd5 gene encoding C2 domain-containing protein 5 isoform X16: protein MPGKLKAKIVAGRHLPVMDRASELTDAFVEVKFGNITFKTDVFPKSLNPQWNSEWFKFEVDDEDLQDEPLQITVLDHDTYSANDAIGKVYIDIDPLLCSEAASVISGWFPIYDTIHGIRGEINVLIKVELFNDLNRFRQSSCGVKFFCTTSIPRYYRAAMVHGFVEELVVNEDPEYQWIDRIRTPRASNEARQRLISLMSGELQRKIGLKVLEMGGNAVVGYLQCFDLEGESGLVVRAIGTACTLDKLTAAGAAAAITTATTHMHPSTAPASNACNSPSKDGKEPVFGEDLPSSSGPPTPFRALPTNPFSPPPFCPPQASRQSSSSDTDLSLTPKTGMGSGGSAGKEAGPLKTLLRQQTQTALEQREFPFFTLTSFPPAFLVHVGGVVSARSVKLLDRIHNPDEPETRDAWWEEIRQEIKSHAKALGCHAVVGYSESTSICEEVCILSASGTAAILNPRYMREGCLDVGSMDHRFEEPSPSSCGFCHIPYDEFNMPFPAQLTYCYLCRRQKVPDVLFTTIDLPSDAAVTGKGCLIQARLCRLKKRAQGEVNATAISNLLPFMEYELHTQLMNKLKLRSMNALFGLHIQISVGENMLLGLASATGVYLTALPSPGGIQIAGKTPGDLSNEHHMLTIQKKINDTIAKNKELYQITTPEFTEEVVGSPIPEPRQRTRLFRSHSESSDELSELDLSHGKKDAFVLEIDDTDAVEDIHSLLTDASPPTGFHSCNAENMPGIYNWTSGVQMFTSVRVIRLSNANLTNQGLNKIFTDLCENLLKSLYFKLRSMIPCCICHLNFTVAVPEEELIQVAVTAVAMTFDKDQTQEKPADKPITKGCSETEEQLQFPLELCADSPSATSQPLLKTSAGSASAAVSSRAASVDYGSFADRCSTWLELLRLKAHTIRRGSVKTISSLERSSPLTESRSRSLRSNRCSFGGSSVTVVKMTPLSFLPGTRVAKYLGIINMFFIRETTSLREEGGVSGFLHSFIAEVFAMVRAHVAALGGNAVVSYSMKECVLMENPNKNQAQCLINVSGDAVICVRESDQEPASSATNLGQACTSGMEGAT, encoded by the exons ATGCCTGGAAAACTAAAAGCGAAAATTGTGGCAGGCCGCCACTTGCCTGTCATGGACAGAGCCAGTGAGCTTACAGATGCTTTTGTAGAG GTCAAGTTTGGAAATATTACATTCAAAACAGACGTCTTCCCTAAATCCCTCAATCCACAGTGGAACTCGGAATGGTTCAAATTTGAG GTTGACGATGAGGACCTGCAGGATGAGCCGCTGCAGATTACTGTGTTGGACCACGACACATACAGCGCAAACGACGCCATCGGGAAGGTGTACATCGACATTGACCCGCTGCTGTGCAGTGAGGCCGCCTCCGTCATCTCCGGCTGGTTTCCCATTTACGACACCATCCACG GTATCCGTGGGGAAATTAATGTCCTGATCAAAGTGGAGCTCTTCAATGACTTGAACCGCTTCAGACAATCCTCCTGTGGAGTCAAGTTCTTCTGCA CCACTTCTATACCGCGTTATTACCGGGCAGCGATGGTCCATGGCTTTGTGGAGGAGCTCGTGGTGAACGAAGACCCCGAATACCAGTGGATTGATCGCATCAGAACCCCTCGAGCGTCCAATGAAGCCCGCCAGAGGCTCATCTCTCTCATGTCTG GGGAGCTTCAGAGGAAGATAGGTCTCAAAGTGCTAGAGATGGGAGGGAATGCAGTGGTTGGCTACTTGCAGTGTTTCGACCTGGAGGGAGAGTCAGGTCTGGTGGTACGGGCCATAGGTACCGCCTGCACTCTGGATAAACTCACCGCCGCAGGCGCTGCCGCCGCCATCACCACCGCCACCACACACATGCACCCCAGCACAGCCCCTGCTTCCAATGCCTGCAATTCCCCTTCCAAGGACGGAAAGGA GCCGGTATTTGGTGAGGACCTTCCCTCGTCATCCGGCCCGCCCACCCCTTTCAGAGCCCTCCCCACCAATCCTTTCTCTCCTCCCCCCTTCTGTCCCCCTCAAGCCAGCCGCCAGTCCTCATCATCAGACACAGACCTCAGTTTGACGCCCAAGACGG GAATGGGCAGCGGGGGCAGCGCCGGCAAGGAGGCAGGACCCCTAAAGACACTGCTCAGACAGCAGACTCAGACAGCTCTGGAGCAGAGG GAGTTTCCCTTCTTCACACTGACATCTTTCCCGCCTGCCTTTCTGGTTCACGTGGGCGGAGTTGTCAGCGCTCGCTCGGTCAAACTGCTGGACCGCATACACAACCCCG ATGAGCCAGAAACCCGCGACGCCTGGTGGGAGGAGATACGACAGGAAATCAAGTCTCATGCCAAAGCTCTCGGTTGCCATGCCGTCGTGGGATACAGCGAGAGCACCAGTATCTG CGAGGAGGTGTGCATCCTGTCTGCGTCCGGCACAGCAGCCATCTTGAATCCTCGCTACATGCGCGAAGGCTGTTTGGACGTCGGAAGCATGGACCATAG GTTTGAGGAGCCTTCTCCCTCGAGTTGCGGCTTCTGTCACATCCCGTACGATGAGTTCAACATGCCCTTTCCCGCCCAGCTCACCTACTGCTACCTCTGTAGACGCCAAAAG GTCCCTGATGTTCTGTTCACAACAATAGACCTGCCGTCAGACGCAGCCGTCACAGGGAAAGGATGTCTCATTCAGGCCAG ACTATGCCGTCTGAAGAAGCGAGCTCAGGGGGAGGTGAACGCCACGGCCATCTCCAACCTGCTTCCTTTTATGGAATACGAGTTGCACACTCAGTTGATGAACAAGCTGAAGCTGCGCAGCATGAACGCTCTGTTTGGCCTGCACATACAGATCAGTGTTGGCGAGAACATGCTGCTGGGGCTGGCT TCTGCCACAGGAGTGTATCTGACCGCCCTGCCTTCACCTGGAGGCATTCAGATCGCAGGGAAGACTCCGGGTGACCTGAGCAACGAGCACCACATGTTGACCATCCAGAAGAAGATCAACGACACCATCGCCAAGAACAAAGAGCTCTATCAGATCACGACACCG gAGTTCACGGAGGAAGTGGTGGGTTCTCCCATCCCGGAGCCCAGACAACGAACCAGGCTGTTCCGTTCCCACTCAGAAAGCTCCGACGAGCTGTCAGAACTGGACCTCTCTCATGGCAAGAAGGATGCTTTTGTCCTGGAG ATAGACGACACTGATGCCGTGGAAGATATTCACTCCCTACTCACGGACGCCTCGCCTCCCACTG gcTTCCACAGCTGCAACGCTGAGAATATGCCTGGGATTTACAACTGGACTTCTGGAGTACAG ATGTTTACATCAGTGAGGGTGATAAGGTTGAGTAATGCCAATCTAACCAATCAAGGCTTGAACAAAATCTTCACTGACCTGTGTGAGAACCTGCTAAAG AGTTTGTACTTCAAATTGCGCTCTATGATCCCCTGCTGTATTTGTCATCTCAACTTCACCGTAGCAGTGCCGGAAGAAGAACTCATACAG GTTGCCGTGACGGCAGTCGCCATGACGTTTGACAAGGACCAGACCCAGGAGAAGCCAGCGGACAAGCCCATTACCAAAG GATGCAGTGAGACTGAAGAGCAGCTGCAGTTTCCCCTGGAGCTGTGCGCCGACTCCCCTTCCGCCACCTCACAGCCATTATTGAAAACCTCAG CTGGCTCAGCAAGTGCTGCTGTGTCATCCAGAG CTGCCTCCGTTGATTACGGTTCCTTTGCAGACAGATGCAGCACCTGGCTAGAACTGCTTAGGCTGAAAGCTCACACCATAAGACGAGGATCAGTTAAGACAA TCTCATCTCTGGAGCGCTCCAGTCCGTTGACCGAGAGTCGGTCCCGCTCACTGCGCTCCAACCGTTGCTCGTTCGGAGGAAGCTCGGTCACCGTGGTGAAGATGACTCCGCTTTCCTTCCTCCCCGGCACGCGTGTGGCCAAATACTTGGGAATCATCAACATGTTCTTCATTCGCGAGACCACGTCCTTACGAGAG GAAGGTGGTGTGAGCGGCTTCCTCCATTCGTTTATAGCAGAGGTGTTTGCCATGGTTCGTGCCCATGTCGCAGCTTTGGGGGGAAATGCCGTTGTGTCCTACAGCATGAAGGAGTGCGTGTTGATGGAGAATCCCAATAAGAACCAG GCTCAGTGTCTCATCAATGTGAGCGGCGATGCCGTCATCTGTGTGCGGGAATCGGATCAGGAACCCGCGTCATCCGCGACAAACCTCGGACAAGCGTGCACAAGTGGAATGGAAGGGGCCACATGA
- the c2cd5 gene encoding C2 domain-containing protein 5 isoform X9: MPGKLKAKIVAGRHLPVMDRASELTDAFVEVKFGNITFKTDVFPKSLNPQWNSEWFKFEVDDEDLQDEPLQITVLDHDTYSANDAIGKVYIDIDPLLCSEAASVISGWFPIYDTIHGIRGEINVLIKVELFNDLNRFRQSSCGVKFFCTTSIPRYYRAAMVHGFVEELVVNEDPEYQWIDRIRTPRASNEARQRLISLMSGELQRKIGLKVLEMGGNAVVGYLQCFDLEGESGLVVRAIGTACTLDKLTAAGAAAAITTATTHMHPSTAPASNACNSPSKDGKESPLAHGCRSTHNSPVHSACSAQRLSQNFSVSVPTLIFSEEPQSMRRRPGIFLCPSTPVLSTSFSDSPSGDDSGFTPENTTLPPPASTHSDSALLRKSVSFTEDFLLEASSGMGSGGSAGKEAGPLKTLLRQQTQTALEQREFPFFTLTSFPPAFLVHVGGVVSARSVKLLDRIHNPDEPETRDAWWEEIRQEIKSHAKALGCHAVVGYSESTSICEEVCILSASGTAAILNPRYMREGCLDVGSMDHRFEEPSPSSCGFCHIPYDEFNMPFPAQLTYCYLCRRQKVPDVLFTTIDLPSDAAVTGKGCLIQARLCRLKKRAQGEVNATAISNLLPFMEYELHTQLMNKLKLRSMNALFGLHIQISVGENMLLGLASATGVYLTALPSPGGIQIAGKTPGDLSNEHHMLTIQKKINDTIAKNKELYQITTPEFTEEVVGSPIPEPRQRTRLFRSHSESSDELSELDLSHGKKDAFVLEIDDTDAVEDIHSLLTDASPPTGFHSCNAENMPGIYNWTSGVQMFTSVRVIRLSNANLTNQGLNKIFTDLCENLLKSLYFKLRSMIPCCICHLNFTVAVPEEELIQVAVTAVAMTFDKDQTQEKPADKPITKGCSETEEQLQFPLELCADSPSATSQPLLKTSAGSASAAVSSRAASVDYGSFADRCSTWLELLRLKAHTIRRGSVKTISSLERSSPLTESRSRSLRSNRCSFGGSSVTVVKMTPLSFLPGTRVAKYLGIINMFFIRETTSLREEGGVSGFLHSFIAEVFAMVRAHVAALGGNAVVSYSMKECVLMENPNKNQAQCLINVSGDAVICVRESDQEPASSATNLGQACTSGMEGAT; the protein is encoded by the exons ATGCCTGGAAAACTAAAAGCGAAAATTGTGGCAGGCCGCCACTTGCCTGTCATGGACAGAGCCAGTGAGCTTACAGATGCTTTTGTAGAG GTCAAGTTTGGAAATATTACATTCAAAACAGACGTCTTCCCTAAATCCCTCAATCCACAGTGGAACTCGGAATGGTTCAAATTTGAG GTTGACGATGAGGACCTGCAGGATGAGCCGCTGCAGATTACTGTGTTGGACCACGACACATACAGCGCAAACGACGCCATCGGGAAGGTGTACATCGACATTGACCCGCTGCTGTGCAGTGAGGCCGCCTCCGTCATCTCCGGCTGGTTTCCCATTTACGACACCATCCACG GTATCCGTGGGGAAATTAATGTCCTGATCAAAGTGGAGCTCTTCAATGACTTGAACCGCTTCAGACAATCCTCCTGTGGAGTCAAGTTCTTCTGCA CCACTTCTATACCGCGTTATTACCGGGCAGCGATGGTCCATGGCTTTGTGGAGGAGCTCGTGGTGAACGAAGACCCCGAATACCAGTGGATTGATCGCATCAGAACCCCTCGAGCGTCCAATGAAGCCCGCCAGAGGCTCATCTCTCTCATGTCTG GGGAGCTTCAGAGGAAGATAGGTCTCAAAGTGCTAGAGATGGGAGGGAATGCAGTGGTTGGCTACTTGCAGTGTTTCGACCTGGAGGGAGAGTCAGGTCTGGTGGTACGGGCCATAGGTACCGCCTGCACTCTGGATAAACTCACCGCCGCAGGCGCTGCCGCCGCCATCACCACCGCCACCACACACATGCACCCCAGCACAGCCCCTGCTTCCAATGCCTGCAATTCCCCTTCCAAGGACGGAAAGGA GTCTCCCTTAGCCCACGGATGCCGCTCCACCCACAACAGCCCCGTGCATTCGGCGTGCAGCGCACAGAGACTGTCCCAGAACTTCTCTGTCTCTGTGCCCACACTCATCTTCTCTG AAGAGCCTCAGTCCATGAGACGCAGGCCGGGCATCTTCCTTTGCCCCAGCACCCCTGTCCTCTCCACATCTTTCTCTGACTCGCCGAGCGGGGATGATTCTGGATTCACCCCGGAAAATACCACCCTGCCCCCTCCTGCTTCCACCCACTCTGACTCGGCCCTGCTGAGGAAGAGTGTGTCCTTCACAGAGGACTTTCTGCTGGAGGCCTCCTCCG GAATGGGCAGCGGGGGCAGCGCCGGCAAGGAGGCAGGACCCCTAAAGACACTGCTCAGACAGCAGACTCAGACAGCTCTGGAGCAGAGG GAGTTTCCCTTCTTCACACTGACATCTTTCCCGCCTGCCTTTCTGGTTCACGTGGGCGGAGTTGTCAGCGCTCGCTCGGTCAAACTGCTGGACCGCATACACAACCCCG ATGAGCCAGAAACCCGCGACGCCTGGTGGGAGGAGATACGACAGGAAATCAAGTCTCATGCCAAAGCTCTCGGTTGCCATGCCGTCGTGGGATACAGCGAGAGCACCAGTATCTG CGAGGAGGTGTGCATCCTGTCTGCGTCCGGCACAGCAGCCATCTTGAATCCTCGCTACATGCGCGAAGGCTGTTTGGACGTCGGAAGCATGGACCATAG GTTTGAGGAGCCTTCTCCCTCGAGTTGCGGCTTCTGTCACATCCCGTACGATGAGTTCAACATGCCCTTTCCCGCCCAGCTCACCTACTGCTACCTCTGTAGACGCCAAAAG GTCCCTGATGTTCTGTTCACAACAATAGACCTGCCGTCAGACGCAGCCGTCACAGGGAAAGGATGTCTCATTCAGGCCAG ACTATGCCGTCTGAAGAAGCGAGCTCAGGGGGAGGTGAACGCCACGGCCATCTCCAACCTGCTTCCTTTTATGGAATACGAGTTGCACACTCAGTTGATGAACAAGCTGAAGCTGCGCAGCATGAACGCTCTGTTTGGCCTGCACATACAGATCAGTGTTGGCGAGAACATGCTGCTGGGGCTGGCT TCTGCCACAGGAGTGTATCTGACCGCCCTGCCTTCACCTGGAGGCATTCAGATCGCAGGGAAGACTCCGGGTGACCTGAGCAACGAGCACCACATGTTGACCATCCAGAAGAAGATCAACGACACCATCGCCAAGAACAAAGAGCTCTATCAGATCACGACACCG gAGTTCACGGAGGAAGTGGTGGGTTCTCCCATCCCGGAGCCCAGACAACGAACCAGGCTGTTCCGTTCCCACTCAGAAAGCTCCGACGAGCTGTCAGAACTGGACCTCTCTCATGGCAAGAAGGATGCTTTTGTCCTGGAG ATAGACGACACTGATGCCGTGGAAGATATTCACTCCCTACTCACGGACGCCTCGCCTCCCACTG gcTTCCACAGCTGCAACGCTGAGAATATGCCTGGGATTTACAACTGGACTTCTGGAGTACAG ATGTTTACATCAGTGAGGGTGATAAGGTTGAGTAATGCCAATCTAACCAATCAAGGCTTGAACAAAATCTTCACTGACCTGTGTGAGAACCTGCTAAAG AGTTTGTACTTCAAATTGCGCTCTATGATCCCCTGCTGTATTTGTCATCTCAACTTCACCGTAGCAGTGCCGGAAGAAGAACTCATACAG GTTGCCGTGACGGCAGTCGCCATGACGTTTGACAAGGACCAGACCCAGGAGAAGCCAGCGGACAAGCCCATTACCAAAG GATGCAGTGAGACTGAAGAGCAGCTGCAGTTTCCCCTGGAGCTGTGCGCCGACTCCCCTTCCGCCACCTCACAGCCATTATTGAAAACCTCAG CTGGCTCAGCAAGTGCTGCTGTGTCATCCAGAG CTGCCTCCGTTGATTACGGTTCCTTTGCAGACAGATGCAGCACCTGGCTAGAACTGCTTAGGCTGAAAGCTCACACCATAAGACGAGGATCAGTTAAGACAA TCTCATCTCTGGAGCGCTCCAGTCCGTTGACCGAGAGTCGGTCCCGCTCACTGCGCTCCAACCGTTGCTCGTTCGGAGGAAGCTCGGTCACCGTGGTGAAGATGACTCCGCTTTCCTTCCTCCCCGGCACGCGTGTGGCCAAATACTTGGGAATCATCAACATGTTCTTCATTCGCGAGACCACGTCCTTACGAGAG GAAGGTGGTGTGAGCGGCTTCCTCCATTCGTTTATAGCAGAGGTGTTTGCCATGGTTCGTGCCCATGTCGCAGCTTTGGGGGGAAATGCCGTTGTGTCCTACAGCATGAAGGAGTGCGTGTTGATGGAGAATCCCAATAAGAACCAG GCTCAGTGTCTCATCAATGTGAGCGGCGATGCCGTCATCTGTGTGCGGGAATCGGATCAGGAACCCGCGTCATCCGCGACAAACCTCGGACAAGCGTGCACAAGTGGAATGGAAGGGGCCACATGA